TAAGCCTCCCTTTCCTGGAGAGCTCGCTCGAATTCGAGATCGACCGTCTCCAGAAGAGCGGAAACACGATGGATGGCACGCCGAATTGGGCGCGGCACACCATGTTCGTGCTTGTATTGCAGTGTATGAGAAGCTACTGCCCATATGTGCTGCGCAACAGTCCGCATTTGGATTTCAGCGCAAAGACCATCAAATGATGCAAATGAGGGAACTACGAGCCAAGATTTTGGAAGCTTGATCTGATAGTGAACGGATTGATACCCTAATTCACTATCACCCAAGCGCTGTCGGGTATCCTCTATGTTTAGAACATCGAAGTTCTTGGCAACAATTTCACAGGTTTTTAATACATCGCGTTGGAATAGCAGAATTAGTCTGATTCCTACTAGGTCTTCTATGTCTTGAGCATTCTTCACTTTCAAGTTCTTGTTTGCGATTTTTTCTCTGAGAGAATCCCAAGACTTGACTCGCTTCTCAATAGGTACAGCCAGAGAGACTTCAGCTGGAACCAAGAGCTCTTGGATTTGCTCGGTCAGCTTGTTGCAGAATCTCTCAGCGAGAGGGACTACTAATTCATAACTTTGCCTTAATCTTCCAATATCTACTTTGGCTACCATTAAGGGTGCTCTCCTCATCCTACGAGCTAGGACGACTTTCCTGTTGCATCTTTCTTGCCATCAATAACTTGTTATCCCAGCTTAATCCCTATCATACCACGAATCGCAGCCCAAGCAACCCAGGCCCACACCTTGAATCCCTGTTTCGCGCAGTTCTCGTCACTACGGGTATGGTATGATATCATCGGGAGTTAGGATCGAAGCAGATGAAGACGGTGATCATTGGACTGGGGAACCCCATTCTGAGCGATGACGGCGTGGGGCCGCGAGTCGCAGCGGTGCTAGAGGAGCGGCTGAAGGGGCAGGACCTGACTGTTCGGGAGACCAGCCTCGGAGGCCTGAGCCTGGTCGATCTCCTGGCGGGCTACGACCGGGCCATCATCATCGACGCTATTCAGACGGTGAACGGAAAACCGGGCGAGATATATCATCTGGACGCCAAGGATTTCGATCACACCCGGCACGCCTCTTCGCCTCACGACCTCAACTTTGCCACTGCCCTGAAATTTGCCAGCCAGATGGGCATGGTAATCCCCCAACAGATCGATATCTTCGCTGTGGAGGCGGTGGATGTGACTAATTTCAGCGAAACCTGCACGCCGGAAGTGGAGCGCGCCATACCGGTCTGCGTTGAGCTGGTCCTGGAAGAGCTGGGAAAGTCATCCGGGGAATAAAGCCTCTCGAGTATGGTCATGAGTCATCCGTAGGGGCCACGTTGCAACGTGCCCTTACATTTCCCCCAACGAGTGTCATATCATGAATTGCAGCCGAATCAACCCAGCCCCACACGTTAAACCCCTGTTTCTCGGATGCTCGTCACCATTGGCATCTTATGATATCATCGGGAGTCAGGATCGAAGCAGATGAAGACGGTGATTCTCGGACTGGGCAACCCCATCCTCACCGATGACGGAGTGGGAAACCGCATCGCCGCGGAAGTGAAGAGAGAACTGGAGAGTCAGGGGCCGACAGTTCTGGAAGCCAGCCTGGGCGGAATCAGATTGCTGGATATTCTGGCCAGCTACGAGCGGGCTATCATCATTGATTCCATTATGACCGGGAGTGGCCAACCGGGGCGGATTCACCGGCTCGAAGCTAAGGATTTCGATAGTGCCCGGCATACTTCGTCCAGCCATGACGTCAGCTTTAGCGCTGCCTTGGAGTTCGGTCAAAAGATCGGCATGGTACTGCCCCGGAAGATCGATATCTTTGCCGTTGAGGTGATGGATGTGAATACCTTCGGCGAAACATGTACGCCGGAGGTAGAACGAGCCATTCCGATTTGTGCGGCGATGGTCCTTGAGGTACTTGGGGAGTCATGCGAGGAATGAGCACCTTCTCATCTCGAGCCGATCTGAATCCACCACGACCCTGATTCAGTTTTCCCCAGCAACCGTCGCTTTCTTCGCTTTTAATCACCTGGGGTTCAATTCCTCGTTGCTTGCGGCGAATCGTCATTCCGGCGAAGGCCGGAATCCAGAAACTGGATGCCCCGTATCAAGTACGGGGCAGGCTTATCAAGTCTGGCATGACATCGGATACCCCGCTGCTTGCGGCGG
Above is a window of Dehalococcoidia bacterium DNA encoding:
- a CDS encoding RelA/SpoT domain-containing protein, which codes for MVAKVDIGRLRQSYELVVPLAERFCNKLTEQIQELLVPAEVSLAVPIEKRVKSWDSLREKIANKNLKVKNAQDIEDLVGIRLILLFQRDVLKTCEIVAKNFDVLNIEDTRQRLGDSELGYQSVHYQIKLPKSWLVVPSFASFDGLCAEIQMRTVAQHIWAVASHTLQYKHEHGVPRPIRRAIHRVSALLETVDLEFERALQEREAYGHWMFPTPEQFWMLIFWRECWMIDFQDRTKKTLNHMPIYFRN
- a CDS encoding hydrogenase maturation protease, whose protein sequence is MKTVIIGLGNPILSDDGVGPRVAAVLEERLKGQDLTVRETSLGGLSLVDLLAGYDRAIIIDAIQTVNGKPGEIYHLDAKDFDHTRHASSPHDLNFATALKFASQMGMVIPQQIDIFAVEAVDVTNFSETCTPEVERAIPVCVELVLEELGKSSGE
- a CDS encoding hydrogenase maturation protease, with the translated sequence MKTVILGLGNPILTDDGVGNRIAAEVKRELESQGPTVLEASLGGIRLLDILASYERAIIIDSIMTGSGQPGRIHRLEAKDFDSARHTSSSHDVSFSAALEFGQKIGMVLPRKIDIFAVEVMDVNTFGETCTPEVERAIPICAAMVLEVLGESCEE